TCCCTCTCCTTTTGGTGGAGATGAGCAGTGGAGCCAAATCAGCAACCTAGATTTAAATCTCAGGGTATCCAGGGGAGGAGTGGTGGaatgcatgcatgaggtcctgggttcaaaagGTTTTTTCaacttaagtaaataaataatcccctcctcccccacacaATAGGGAGAAAATCTCAGGATATCTTCCCTGCCCTGCAGCACCATTGGGGAGCCCCGTGGAATCATAGGCCCCACTTGAAATCCACTCATCCTGCATGAGGTAAAGACCTGGTCTGGACTGGTCATCTGGGGCCCAATGGTCCGTTCCAGGTGCCTGCTGTCTTGTCTGTATTGAAGCAGTCTGGGCTTTGAGGGAGGCAAGTTCTGGGTCTTTGAACTTCTATAATCAGCCTTTCCGTTCTCCTGTTCTTTAGTTCTGTTCACCAGTTCTGCCAATGTTTAGGGCATTCCTCCCTCCTACCCTCCCTAGCCAGAGGCCACCTGATTTAAGACTCATCAGACATGGTCAGTAAATGATAAGTGAGGTGAATTATCAATGAAGGCACCTTGGCCCGTTTTCCTCTCCGTGCAAATGATTTGGTCTTCTATTTtcagtatgtttgaaatttttcataataaaattttcagAGAAGGGGGTGAAATGTATAAGAATAAAATACAGCCCAGTAtcacttgtctttttaaaaaagcacttaatataaaattggatttctgcatggaaaaaaaagatacaccaaaaaaatcagtttcaggTAGATTATAGGCCTAAAAATGAAACagtattaaaatttaaactttgaaaaatatGCATAGGAAATTATGACCTTAATATAGGGAaagaaacaaagttaaaagattaattttaattCAACTATATTTAGAATATAAATAAAGCCCTGTAGCCTCACTGTTCAAGAATAGCTGTAGTAACTCCCAAATCTCCAGAACTGAAGAATGTAATAGTTGAATAATCTTTTGGAGGATTTAGTGATTAAATTTTTgccaaaaactaacaaaaaaaaaagtcagattacATCtccttttaaattaatgtttaatttaaaagtgggtgaataaaattttaaataaacatgaatTAACACATTCTGCTTCAGCAGCAGAGCTTGGGGCAAAAGCCCCTTATCCACATTACTGGGTTTTTTGCCTCACAGGCTTGGCCAGCTCAGCTCAGTTTGGGAGGTGAGACCCTTGTGTCCCCAGGGTTCCAACAACTGTTGCTTCTGAGCAGAAAGAAATGTGAGCCTAGGGGCTGCTTGTCTCCTCCCAGGGGTAGGATACACGATCTGGCATTTCACCTGGAGCCTGGTGAAGCAGCCGAAGATTTGAACAGGGCTTCTAGTGAGCAAGGACCCCAGAGAACCAGGCTGGCACCAGTCTTCTCTTGCCAGTGGGGCATCCCTGGGCCTAGGTCAGAACCAGGTAGTAGCCATCTGGATTCTGCACtgaaagcagttaaaaaaaaaagtggggggcaCCATTGGGATGATGTGGGACCCCAACGACTATGACCATGCTGCTCCCAAACCTCCAAACAGTTTGTAGTGCATCTGCCACATCCAAGTGGTCTTCCGCCCCACCGTGAATCTACCTCTTTAGGAAGCCTCCCTGGGTACCGCAGCAAAGAGGAGGGATAGAGGGCAGGCATCTGAATAACCAGGCCACAAGCCAACTGATCAGAAGTGCTCTGCTCCAGGTGATGTCTAGCAAGCACCTGCCCTTACGatagtggggaggggagagcagagtcCTTACCTCTCCTGCTAATAAAACTCCCTGATGTAGAAACTAGGGTATTTTTCCCTCATGAGAATGCATTTACTCAGTTACATTTTTCCTAAGCAGTAAATAGCTGTCTTTTATGAATCTGTCCCCTCTGACACAAAGCTAGCATTCAGAAGATACTTACCCCTTGATTGGGAcacagcatccacacacacacacaccttcatgGAATCTTTTAATCTCATTTAGGAGACAATATAAACAAACTTATCCTTTCTAGGGCTTGCCAGACACACCTCTCCCTCTAAAACCCCTACCTTTCTTCACCACAGCCACAAAGTATGATTCATCCTTAAGATTCTGAATGACCTGCAAGGGATAAAGCATTACTAAGACAATTCTGTTCTTTGAGCCAAACAGAATAAGctagggcagggaggaggagactGGGCCTGAGGTGGAAGAGTGATCCAGGCCTTTGTGGGGCCTTTTACCTGGTCGCTGAGGAGAATGAGGATGCCCCCAGGGCCCTGGTGGAAGAGACGGTGGATCTGATTGGCTGGGAGGGCCAGGAACTCAGCCAATTTTCCCATGAGTTCTACAGCACTGAGTTCATCCAGAGAGATCTCTTGATAAAAGCCTGGGGATGTGGGCAGCACAGGGGCAGGGGTCAGTGGTTGGTGGGGTTCAGATCCCTCTGAACCAGAACCAGAAGGAGAGGGCAAGATGACAGCCtcatggggagggtgggggtgtggagagaaggagtaaagaaagagaaaggcttATAAGTCCACTTCATTTTCAAGTCCTATTCCTCACATTTGGGGAGGCCTCAGGCTGAGGGGAACCCCCAGTTTAACAAGGAGATGGGGCACCATATGAATGATTGAAAACCCAAGTTCAATGGCAGGATAATAGTATTCTCATCCCATGTACTAAAACGAATGACAAGATCAGTTGGGGTGGGAGTGTGGAACGTGGAAAAGTAAGCCCAGGGAGACATCCTGGAAGGAGAGGACTAATATAGTCATGGTAGATGGGAATGCCAAGGGCATCCTGGGTCCCAGGAATGGTGGAGCATCGCCCTTCCCCAGGCTGGAAGAGGTTTCATGCAGCCCCACCTGAGTTTCTTGTCTTCTGGAGAGGCCAGAACCTCACCTGAGTCAGGGTTCTTAGGAACCTCGTTCTCTTGCCTAGAGACCTCCCGAGCAACATACAAGGTCAGCCGGTGACGGATGGGCCTGGGCCAGGAAAATAGTCTACATTCATACTTGAACTGACGGGTCCCAGTTTTAGCTCCCGTCCCTCAGGGAGAgaccctgccttctctccctggttTCTAGGGGAAGAGGCCACCCAGCATTTTCTGAGGCATTTAATGAACGCTGGACCCTGGGAGGAGAGAAGATAAGAAAATTCGATCTCTATTCCTAGAAACTGAGTGATACAGATGGGATGGCTACAGAAAGAAGTCACAGGAGCCTAACTTCTAAGCCCAGCCCTTGCCAGCCTTgcttgctctgtgacctcaggcaggtcaCTGTCCTTGGGCCcaattttcttcctttgtaagaAGAGGGAAGTGGGGCTAAGTGGTCTTTCAGGTGCCTTCAGCTTGTATATTCTATGAAACACGACTGCCAGCTGAATTGGTAAGTGCCACTACAGTAGGAAGGGGACCCTGGTTGGCAGTGCCCAGCACCTGGCTCTAAGAGTGTTGAAAAGGCGGATCCCATCGGCAGCCCCACAGATCTGGATAAGGTCCTGGCGGGTAAGCTTCAGCAGATCAGTGCCTGCAGAGTCAGACAGGGCCAGATTAGATGAAGAGGTCTGGGATCAAGGGTGGCAAGGGATACAGTACAACATCTACAAATAGCCCTAGTATGGCCAAACATCAGAGTCAGACTTGGACTCAAATCCCACCACTGCCACTTGCCAGCTATGTGTCCTTgggcaatttatttaacctctctgaaaacCTAGCAAGCATAGTGCTTGCCAACTCATAGTTCTAAATAAAAGTTGAAGGGCACACAACAAACCAGGACAGAGACAGGCTTCCTGCCTGAATGTCCTGCCCTCAGTCCCCTACAGTCCCTACCAGACCCCAGCCTCACCAGTGAAATTGGCCAGCATCCGGCAATAGTTGGAGAACCGGTGCAGATGCAACCATTGCTGCGTCTCTAGAATGGAAGCTCCAGGGTTCAGATCCTGAGGCACAAAGAGAGCAGTCCAAGTAACACTGTAGACCCACGGACTAAGAACAAGGCAGAGGGGAAACAGCCCCTGCCCTTGGGGGTCCCAAGTGACAGGGAGGCCCATCCTGCCCTGGGAAGTGCCATTTTGTGCTCTGTGGCCATGCCACATCTTTCCACCAGGGGGCAGGGCCACTCTATTCTGGAAAGTGAGATGAAACTGCTGAGAAGGCTGGAATAGTCATTAGGGGTTGCAGACTCACCCGAGCTGGGCTGCCCCTCGAGGTGTCCACGGTGAATGGTGGTGAGGTGCAGAGCCTGTGGGGAACAGAAGAGTCAGGCTCAGTGGAGCAGTGCAGccagcctcctgcccccagcccttcccCGTTGTCACCCACAGATACCCCAGGAGCTGCCTCAGCTCCACCCtcagtcctgcccctccctcagtgCCTGGGCTGAGGAGCTCTCCTCTTCACTCTCACCCCAAAGGGTTGACATCCTGCCTTACCTCTCCGGGGACAGGAGCTTgcaggagtgtggggaggtcaAAGCAAGAGGGCTCAGAGGCGGGTGGGGCCCCAAACTGGGCTCTGGCCATGGTGTACACTGTGGGCAAACAAACAGCAAGGTTAGCCTAGACATTCTGGGGGCAGTGGTGGCTCTTGGTTCACCTCCCTCCATCTATTAGGAGCTGACAAGGGGCCTCCTTGGGCCAAACTTGGTCCCCGACAAGTAGACCGAATTTCCACACAAAGAAGAAAGTGAACTAGCCAGCAGGTCTGCAAGGGGAGTgggagaggcttcctggaggagctaCAGCAGGAAGGGAgatgctccaggcagagggagcagaagTGAGGTGGCCTGGAAAGAGTCAGCTCCTGGAAGTCTTGAGCAACAGACTATGCAATTTGTGCTTGCAGGAAACAGGTGGAAtcatggggttggggtgggagtgggggcctGTGATGATCCTAGGGCAGTCACAGCTCCTGAGGACCAATTTACCCATTTGTACTATGAGGGTCTCTTCTCCAGACCTTCCCGTCTGTGCACCGCCTCCCACCCCGTCACCCACCCTGtcacccagcacacacacacctccatGAAGACTGTGCTCTCACAGGCAGTCTGATACTTGTCTCTCTCATGCAAGGGCTGTTTCTCAATCTTCTCCCGGTCAGTTTTCAGTTTCCGGTCAGCTCCTTTAGGCTGCAGGAGAGTGACAAGGAAACCTTCGAAGCCCCCTCTTTACGTTACAGGAGGGGCTCTAGGAAAGAGATCCATCCCTCTGTGTACAGAGAAGGAAATAGTCCCAGAGACGGGACCGCAAGCTGAGGGTCCACAGCAAAGCAGAGCCAGATCCACACAGCCAGCAAGGCAGGGTGAGAGCTCTGAGAGGGGGCAAAACGGGCCCCTCGTGCGGCCTGTACCTTAAACACCTTGATGAGGCAGCCAGCCGAATGCAGGTGCTCAGGCGGAAGTTCCTTGTCACTGGGCTTGAAAGTGTCGATCTGGAGGCGGAAGGGGACACCTTTCTCTCCACCTTTTTTCCGAGGAGTGAACTCAGTGCTGATGCAGTGAACCTGAGATGGAAAAGTAGGATGACTCCAGGTCCCATCCACGTGCAAGGGATTTCACCTGAAACCAGTTACCTGCCCGTCACCTGTCAGCCGCTAATCGCAGCAACTTTCCATTCCTCAACCAGTGTCTATTCTTAAAGTGTAACTTTATT
This is a stretch of genomic DNA from Camelus bactrianus isolate YW-2024 breed Bactrian camel chromosome 16, ASM4877302v1, whole genome shotgun sequence. It encodes these proteins:
- the LOC105073270 gene encoding transcription factor CP2-like protein 1 isoform X2, yielding MLFWHNQPEHLWPSPGELYLGPPSSLLREPLPLPYLKQEELPSIPSAEPPCPAFQYVLCAATSPAVKQQEETLTYLNQGQSYEVRMLCNPKLGDATRLLKSVVRVVFHDRRLQYTEQQQLDGWRWSRPGDRILDIDVPLSVGVMEPQALPSQLNTVEFYWDPTKRTSLFLQVHCISTEFTPRKKGGEKGVPFRLQIDTFKPSDKELPPEHLHSAGCLIKVFKPKGADRKLKTDREKIEKQPLHERDKYQTACESTVFMECTPWPEPSLGPHPPLSPLALTSPHSCKLLSPERLCTSPPFTVDTSRGSPARDLNPGASILETQQWLHLHRFSNYCRMLANFTGTDLLKLTRQDLIQICGAADGIRLFNTLRARPIRHRLTLYVAREVSRQENEVPKNPDSGFYQEISLDELSAVELMGKLAEFLALPANQIHRLFHQGPGGILILLSDQVIQNLKDESYFVAVVKKVQNPDGYYLVLT
- the LOC105073270 gene encoding transcription factor CP2-like protein 1 isoform X1 — its product is MLFWHNQPEHLWPSPGELYLGPPSSLLREPLPLPYLKQEELPSIPSAEPPCPAFQYVLCAATSPAVKQQEETLTYLNQGQSYEVRMLCNPKLGDATRLLKSVVRVVFHDRRLQYTEQQQLDGWRWSRPGDRILDIDVPLSVGVMEPQALPSQLNTVEFYWDPTKRTSLFLQVHCISTEFTPRKKGGEKGVPFRLQIDTFKPSDKELPPEHLHSAGCLIKVFKPKGADRKLKTDREKIEKQPLHERDKYQTACESTVFMECTPWPEPSLGPHPPLSPLALTSPHSCKLLSPERLCTSPPFTVDTSRGSPARDLNPGASILETQQWLHLHRFSNYCRMLANFTGTDLLKLTRQDLIQICGAADGIRLFNTLRARPIRHRLTLYVAREVSRQENEVPKNPDSGFYQEISLDELSAVELMGKLAEFLALPANQIHRLFHQGPGGILILLSDQVIQNLKDESYFVAVVKKGRGFRGRGVSGKP